Proteins encoded by one window of Nocardioides euryhalodurans:
- a CDS encoding M24 family metallopeptidase codes for MSTTGPSGRLSAPGHMGVDYEERVDFDRLRRYRIERARAALESSECGAFLLFDFYNIRYTTHTWIGGALGDKMIRYVLLARGKDPVLWDFGSAVKHHKIYSQWVPEENYRAGFLGFRGAVAPSVGLMQTAVAEIKSLLVEAGVADLPVGLDIVEPPFLFEMERQGLRVADAQQLMLDARVIKNADEVMLLNQAAAMVDGVYQDITEALKPGVRENQIVALANQRLYEMGSDQVEAVNAISGERCNPHPHNFTDRLVRPGDQAFFDIIHSFNGYRTCYYRTFAVGSSTPAQRDAYTRAREWMDRGIEGIKAGVGTDEVAALLPRAEEFGFASEMEAFGLQFAHGLGLGLHERPIISRLNSMKEPVELEVGMVFALETYCPASDGVSAARIEEEIVITEDGPQVMTLFPAQELFVTNPY; via the coding sequence ATGAGCACCACAGGGCCGTCCGGGAGGCTCTCGGCACCCGGCCACATGGGGGTCGACTACGAGGAGCGGGTCGACTTCGACCGGCTCCGGCGCTACCGCATCGAGCGGGCCCGAGCGGCGCTCGAGTCGAGCGAGTGCGGGGCGTTCCTGCTCTTCGACTTCTACAACATCCGCTACACCACCCACACCTGGATCGGCGGCGCCCTCGGCGACAAGATGATCCGCTACGTCCTGCTCGCGCGTGGCAAGGACCCGGTGCTGTGGGACTTCGGGTCGGCGGTCAAGCACCACAAGATCTACTCGCAGTGGGTGCCGGAGGAGAACTACCGGGCCGGCTTCCTCGGGTTCCGCGGCGCCGTGGCGCCGTCGGTGGGCCTGATGCAGACGGCCGTCGCCGAGATCAAGTCGCTGCTCGTCGAGGCCGGGGTCGCCGACCTGCCGGTGGGCCTCGACATCGTCGAGCCGCCCTTCCTGTTCGAGATGGAGCGGCAGGGGCTCCGGGTCGCCGACGCGCAGCAGCTGATGCTCGACGCCCGCGTCATCAAGAACGCCGACGAGGTCATGCTCCTCAACCAGGCGGCCGCGATGGTCGACGGCGTCTACCAGGACATCACCGAGGCGCTGAAGCCCGGCGTGCGCGAGAACCAGATCGTGGCGCTGGCCAACCAGCGCCTCTACGAGATGGGTTCCGACCAGGTCGAGGCGGTCAACGCGATCTCGGGGGAGCGGTGCAACCCGCACCCGCACAACTTCACCGACCGGCTGGTCCGGCCGGGCGACCAGGCGTTCTTCGACATCATCCACTCCTTCAACGGCTACCGGACCTGCTACTACCGGACCTTCGCGGTCGGCAGCAGCACGCCCGCTCAGCGCGACGCCTACACGCGGGCACGGGAGTGGATGGACCGCGGGATCGAGGGCATCAAGGCCGGCGTCGGGACCGACGAGGTCGCCGCGCTGCTGCCGAGGGCCGAGGAGTTCGGGTTCGCCAGCGAGATGGAGGCCTTCGGGCTGCAGTTCGCCCACGGGCTCGGTCTCGGTCTCCACGAGCGGCCGATCATCTCGCGGCTGAACTCCATGAAGGAGCCGGTCGAGCTCGAGGTCGGCATGGTCTTCGCGCTCGAGACGTACTGCCCCGCCAGCGACGGCGTCTCCGCCGCGCGCATCGAGGAGGAGATCGTGATCACCGAGGACGGCCCCCAGGTGATGACCCTCTTCCCGGCGCAGGAGCTCTTCGTCACCAATCCCTACTGA
- a CDS encoding MFS transporter produces the protein MARRPHDGSHIGLLQVTTFVSTTDRFVMPPMLVAISLDLGIPLSAAVQAAGAYFLAYGVMQPVWGVVSDRVGRVRTLRLTLLLAGLASIGSAFVATPLLLGISRAVAGGFFGAAYPSTLIYVGDTVPLGVRQPAIARLMVGVALGAALASAGAGLLADVTSWRLGFVATGGAALVLVVILRRLPEPEQPDGPRPTPLAMLGAVARSRVTLFVLALSFVEGMVLLGTLTVLPPASEAAGATSTLAGLLTGVYGVSVYLSSRMVRTVSMRRHPAWLLGGGSLVLVVSMLLLALSQGPFAAAGAALLVGVAWVSMHSTLQTWATEVLPGARATVISLFAGALFAGSALTAALVAAPAEAGRYDLIFLAGAAIAVPLGVAATWGRWRWRNPSPGQRAAGTSDD, from the coding sequence GTGGCACGCCGACCCCACGACGGATCTCACATCGGGTTGCTGCAGGTCACCACCTTCGTCAGCACCACAGACCGCTTCGTGATGCCGCCCATGCTGGTGGCCATCTCGCTCGACCTCGGCATCCCCCTGTCGGCGGCCGTGCAGGCCGCCGGCGCGTACTTCCTGGCGTACGGCGTCATGCAGCCCGTCTGGGGTGTCGTGTCCGATCGCGTGGGCCGGGTCCGCACCCTGCGCCTGACCCTGCTGCTCGCCGGGCTGGCGAGCATCGGCTCCGCCTTCGTCGCCACCCCGCTGCTGCTCGGCATCAGCCGGGCCGTCGCCGGCGGCTTCTTCGGGGCCGCCTACCCCTCGACCCTCATCTACGTCGGGGACACCGTCCCGCTCGGGGTGCGTCAGCCCGCGATCGCGCGCCTGATGGTCGGCGTCGCCCTGGGTGCTGCCCTCGCCTCCGCCGGGGCGGGGCTGCTGGCGGACGTGACGTCGTGGCGGCTCGGGTTCGTCGCGACCGGGGGCGCTGCCCTGGTGCTGGTCGTGATCCTGCGCAGGCTGCCGGAGCCGGAGCAGCCGGACGGCCCCCGCCCGACGCCGCTGGCCATGCTCGGTGCGGTCGCCCGGTCCCGCGTCACGCTGTTCGTCCTGGCGCTCTCGTTCGTGGAGGGGATGGTGCTGCTGGGGACGCTGACCGTGCTGCCGCCTGCCAGTGAGGCCGCCGGCGCGACCAGCACGCTCGCCGGCCTCCTGACCGGCGTCTACGGCGTCTCGGTCTACCTCAGCTCACGCATGGTGCGCACCGTCTCGATGCGACGCCACCCTGCCTGGCTGCTCGGCGGCGGATCGCTGGTGCTCGTGGTGTCGATGCTGCTGCTCGCCCTCTCGCAGGGCCCCTTCGCCGCGGCCGGCGCGGCGCTGCTGGTCGGCGTCGCCTGGGTGTCGATGCACTCCACCCTGCAGACCTGGGCGACCGAGGTGCTGCCGGGGGCCCGCGCCACGGTGATCTCGCTGTTCGCCGGGGCGCTGTTCGCGGGCAGCGCGCTCACGGCCGCCCTGGTGGCCGCACCCGCCGAGGCGGGTCGCTACGACCTGATCTTCCTCGCGGGGGCGGCCATCGCCGTACCCCTCGGCGTGGCGGCCACCTGGGGCCGGTGGCGGTGGCGCAACCCCTCCCCCGGGCAGCGCGCTGCCGGAACCTCCGACGACTAG
- a CDS encoding sodium:solute symporter family protein translates to MSSAITIVLVYFALMLGIGAWARSRVTSSKDFLVAGQTLGFLVMAVGTFSSIQSGFGMIGHTANTYAWGVQALVAAALFVPLSFALSWFLLGSRLYRLARHHDVYSVPDVIRLRYPGRAAHLSMSVAMFVGSVAYMTAQVTAIGVIMSLIFGTSVTVGAIVGSAVVALYTVVGGMLAGAWTDFVQGLLMVAMSVGVFVVSTNTLGGWGATLDTIAAQDVSFLRLDGSQPLTYVFTFVLLAILGAAAQPQLVTKFLMLRSPSELKWGALVAAVAYAVTTLFALGIGLTMRGLTMTGRAPELDNIDNTATWYLDSMVSPAFAGFVLAGLLAAIMSSANSFIAVGASALMRDLTGALGITVRHELRWARIASTFVVLCSLVFALYLSQVVFILGAIGWAAFAAAIFGPLVLGLYWRRATALATTVAVTFGIVANLLVTILTTEGVLTLPAYFQAGGAVICLGILIFVALSVAVPSADSSRQFVELGVSASDGLGGHPRRVDTLVAVAFLTIGAATAGMVWDWWQPVYYAVPVLTTSMMLLGALNRAGRWSRSSVTQIALFGAATLVLFAAAHATAEGTGTIGGLPTTTALFFYVLWPLTTVVPSLIFVSVYRGWLRHDLVDLPTAGPAQASLEGRRVSP, encoded by the coding sequence ATGAGCTCAGCCATCACGATCGTCCTCGTCTACTTCGCCCTCATGCTGGGGATCGGGGCCTGGGCCAGGTCCCGGGTCACCTCGTCCAAGGACTTCCTGGTCGCGGGCCAGACGCTGGGCTTCCTCGTCATGGCCGTCGGCACGTTCTCCTCGATCCAGAGCGGTTTCGGCATGATCGGCCACACGGCCAACACCTATGCGTGGGGCGTCCAGGCCCTGGTGGCCGCCGCCTTGTTCGTGCCGCTGTCGTTCGCCCTGTCCTGGTTCCTGCTCGGGAGCCGGCTCTACCGCCTCGCGCGCCACCACGACGTGTACTCGGTGCCCGACGTGATCCGGCTCAGGTACCCGGGACGGGCGGCCCACCTGTCCATGTCAGTGGCGATGTTCGTGGGGTCGGTCGCCTACATGACGGCGCAGGTGACCGCGATCGGCGTCATCATGAGCCTGATCTTCGGTACCTCGGTGACGGTCGGGGCCATCGTGGGTTCGGCGGTGGTGGCCCTGTACACGGTCGTCGGCGGGATGCTGGCCGGAGCCTGGACCGACTTCGTCCAGGGTCTGCTGATGGTCGCGATGTCGGTGGGCGTCTTCGTCGTCTCCACGAACACCCTCGGCGGGTGGGGAGCCACGCTCGACACCATCGCCGCGCAGGACGTGTCGTTCCTCAGGCTCGACGGGAGCCAGCCACTGACCTACGTGTTCACGTTCGTCCTGCTCGCGATCCTCGGCGCGGCAGCCCAACCCCAGCTGGTCACCAAGTTCCTCATGCTGCGCTCCCCCTCGGAGCTGAAGTGGGGGGCGCTCGTGGCGGCGGTCGCGTACGCCGTGACGACCCTGTTCGCGCTGGGGATCGGGCTGACGATGCGCGGCCTCACCATGACCGGGCGGGCGCCCGAGCTCGACAACATCGACAACACCGCCACCTGGTACCTCGACAGCATGGTCTCGCCCGCCTTCGCCGGGTTCGTGCTCGCCGGGCTCCTGGCCGCCATCATGTCCAGCGCCAACTCCTTCATCGCGGTCGGCGCCTCGGCCCTGATGCGCGACCTGACCGGCGCCCTCGGGATCACCGTCCGCCACGAACTGCGGTGGGCGCGCATCGCCAGCACCTTCGTCGTCCTGTGCTCGCTGGTCTTCGCCCTCTACCTGAGCCAGGTCGTCTTCATCCTCGGGGCCATCGGTTGGGCGGCGTTCGCTGCCGCGATCTTCGGGCCGCTGGTGCTGGGCCTCTACTGGCGTCGCGCGACAGCGCTCGCCACCACCGTGGCGGTCACCTTCGGCATCGTGGCCAACCTCCTCGTGACGATCCTGACCACCGAGGGAGTGCTCACGCTGCCGGCCTACTTCCAGGCCGGTGGGGCGGTCATCTGCCTGGGGATCCTGATCTTCGTGGCGCTGTCGGTCGCGGTGCCCTCCGCGGATTCGTCCCGACAGTTCGTCGAGCTCGGTGTCAGCGCGTCCGACGGGCTCGGCGGACACCCCCGCCGCGTCGACACACTGGTGGCCGTCGCCTTCCTCACCATCGGTGCCGCCACGGCCGGCATGGTCTGGGACTGGTGGCAGCCGGTCTACTACGCCGTCCCGGTCCTCACCACGTCGATGATGCTGCTCGGCGCACTCAACCGGGCCGGTCGCTGGTCCCGGTCGTCGGTCACCCAGATCGCGCTCTTCGGTGCCGCAACGCTGGTCCTGTTCGCCGCCGCCCACGCCACGGCGGAGGGCACCGGCACGATCGGCGGGCTGCCCACGACGACGGCACTGTTCTTCTACGTGCTCTGGCCGTTGACCACGGTCGTGCCCTCGCTGATCTTCGTCTCGGTCTACCGGGGATGGCTCCGGCACGACCTCGTCGACCTGCCGACCGCAGGTCCGGCGCAGGCTTCCCTCGAGGGACGGCGGGTCTCGCCGTGA
- a CDS encoding alpha/beta hydrolase family protein produces MSQDERVASAIAHWGPRFTVNGVTEADFTRVTAGLERWEDWCAAWSLAGSVHEDLGRQALADGRTRSAGGHLARAAVYHHFAKFVFVVDPDQMRAAHARAVGCLTDALPHLDPPGRRVCIPFEGSRLVAVVRTPRGAGPHPVVVLVPGLDSTKEELGSTEQTFLDRGLATFTLDGPGQGEAEYDLAIRGDWAPVAEAVWSTVRDEPDLDQARLAVWGVSLGGYYAARVAAALGDRVSACVTLGGPFCFGECWDGLPQLTRDTFRLRSGAASDDEARAVALTLDLADVVDDLVAPLLVVFGRRDRLIPWEQADRLHLRAAGPATLLMLEDGNHGCANVADQHRPRTADWLVARLAGGPEPSLTDVAPTPSMTKAG; encoded by the coding sequence ATGTCGCAAGACGAGCGGGTGGCCTCGGCCATCGCGCACTGGGGTCCCCGGTTCACCGTCAACGGCGTGACCGAGGCCGACTTCACCCGGGTGACCGCCGGTCTCGAGCGGTGGGAGGACTGGTGCGCGGCCTGGAGCCTGGCCGGGTCGGTCCACGAGGACCTCGGCCGGCAGGCGCTCGCGGACGGGCGCACCCGCTCGGCGGGCGGCCACCTCGCCCGGGCCGCGGTCTACCACCACTTCGCGAAGTTCGTCTTCGTCGTCGACCCCGACCAGATGCGCGCTGCGCACGCGCGAGCCGTCGGCTGCCTCACCGACGCGCTGCCCCACCTCGACCCGCCCGGCCGGCGGGTCTGCATCCCCTTCGAGGGGAGCCGCCTGGTGGCCGTGGTCCGTACCCCGCGTGGGGCCGGGCCCCACCCCGTCGTGGTCCTGGTCCCCGGGCTGGACTCCACCAAGGAGGAGCTCGGCTCCACCGAGCAGACCTTCCTCGACCGTGGCCTCGCCACCTTCACGCTCGACGGTCCCGGCCAGGGCGAGGCGGAGTACGACCTCGCGATCCGCGGTGACTGGGCGCCCGTCGCCGAAGCGGTGTGGTCGACGGTGCGCGACGAGCCCGATCTCGACCAGGCCCGCCTGGCCGTCTGGGGGGTCAGCCTCGGCGGCTACTACGCCGCCCGGGTGGCGGCCGCGCTGGGCGATCGCGTCTCCGCCTGCGTGACCCTGGGCGGTCCGTTCTGCTTCGGCGAGTGCTGGGACGGGCTTCCGCAGCTGACCCGCGACACCTTCCGGCTGCGCTCCGGCGCCGCGAGCGACGACGAGGCGCGTGCGGTGGCGCTGACCCTCGACCTCGCCGACGTGGTCGACGACCTGGTCGCACCGCTGCTCGTCGTCTTCGGACGCCGTGACCGGCTGATCCCCTGGGAGCAGGCGGACCGGTTGCACCTGCGGGCCGCCGGGCCGGCCACGCTGCTGATGCTCGAGGACGGCAACCACGGCTGCGCCAACGTGGCCGACCAGCACCGCCCACGGACGGCTGACTGGCTGGTCGCCCGGCTTGCCGGCGGTCCCGAGCCGAGCCTCACCGACGTCGCTCCGACCCCCTCGATGACGAAAGCAGGATGA
- a CDS encoding NAD(P)-dependent oxidoreductase: MDTSDAATPGTVRVGWIGAGRMGAAMASRLARAGEDVTVWNRTRSKAEALTEVGCTVADTIADLRGHDVVFTMVSTPADLEQVLTGPDGLLADPDQVPGAVVDCSTVSTESSAAMRAACAERGVDFLASPVSGNGKVVRAGGLSLVVSGPEETYERVAPLLAHLGKGATYVGEGDVARLAKICHNLMLGVVTQCMAEVTVLAEKGGMPRAAFLEFLNNSVMGSVFTRYKSPAFVHLDYTPTFTPILLRKDFDLGFQAAHELDVPMPVAAATAAAVQASVSSGRVEEDFAILLDQQAAASGITLKPEDAPVDDGLSAADEA; the protein is encoded by the coding sequence ATGGACACCTCCGACGCTGCCACCCCCGGCACCGTTCGTGTCGGCTGGATCGGAGCCGGCCGGATGGGCGCCGCCATGGCGTCGCGACTGGCGAGGGCAGGCGAGGACGTCACGGTCTGGAACCGCACGCGGTCCAAGGCCGAGGCGCTCACCGAGGTCGGGTGCACCGTCGCCGACACGATCGCGGACCTGCGCGGCCACGACGTCGTCTTCACGATGGTCTCCACGCCGGCCGACCTGGAGCAGGTGCTGACCGGCCCCGACGGGCTGCTCGCCGACCCGGACCAGGTCCCCGGCGCCGTCGTCGACTGCTCGACGGTCTCGACCGAGTCGTCCGCGGCGATGCGGGCGGCGTGCGCGGAGCGTGGCGTCGACTTCCTCGCCTCGCCGGTGAGCGGCAACGGCAAGGTCGTGCGCGCCGGGGGGCTGAGCCTCGTGGTCTCCGGGCCGGAGGAGACCTACGAGCGGGTGGCGCCGCTGCTCGCCCACCTCGGGAAGGGCGCGACGTACGTCGGCGAGGGCGACGTCGCCCGGCTCGCCAAGATCTGCCACAACCTGATGCTCGGGGTGGTCACCCAGTGCATGGCCGAGGTGACGGTGCTCGCCGAGAAGGGCGGCATGCCGCGGGCGGCCTTCCTGGAGTTCCTCAACAACTCGGTGATGGGCTCGGTGTTCACCCGCTACAAGAGCCCGGCCTTCGTGCACCTCGACTACACGCCGACCTTCACACCGATCCTGCTGCGCAAGGACTTCGACCTCGGCTTCCAGGCCGCCCACGAGCTCGACGTCCCGATGCCGGTCGCGGCGGCCACCGCTGCCGCCGTGCAGGCCAGCGTGAGCAGTGGTCGGGTCGAGGAGGACTTCGCGATCCTGCTGGACCAGCAGGCCGCGGCGTCGGGGATCACCCTCAAGCCCGAGGACGCGCCGGTCGACGACGGGCTCTCCGCCGCCGACGAGGCGTGA
- a CDS encoding ferredoxin reductase produces the protein MTSALRSRLVRLAETATTPLVPADFLDLFAPLRAGADLRGRIEQVIPETRDAATLVIRPGADWAGHVPGQYLRIGIDVDGVRQWRAYSLTHGPRPDGRIAITVKAVPDGLVSHHLVHRTRPGTMVHLEQAAGEFVLPPQGGRFLFVTAGSGITPVIGMLRNLFPSTDEGVLRPNRTTHHDVVVVHVAPSRPDSIFLRDLEALAEAGAIRLVPRYDDQHGLLDVEELPAMVPDLAERTTFACGPAGLLDALTHFHEDKGLELFTEQFRTTRVEAGEGGTVTFADGRTLEADGSTPILDAAEDAGVLMPSGCRMGICFGCVLPMKEGTVRDLRNGEVTTAIPGESGAIKIQTCISAAAGACHIDH, from the coding sequence ATGACGTCAGCACTCCGGTCCCGCCTGGTCCGGCTGGCCGAGACTGCCACCACCCCCCTCGTGCCGGCCGACTTCCTGGACCTCTTCGCGCCGCTGCGCGCCGGCGCCGACCTGCGCGGCCGCATCGAGCAGGTGATCCCCGAGACCCGCGACGCCGCCACGCTGGTGATCCGGCCGGGCGCCGACTGGGCCGGCCACGTCCCGGGCCAGTACCTCCGCATCGGCATCGACGTCGACGGCGTACGCCAGTGGCGCGCCTACTCCCTCACCCACGGTCCGCGGCCCGACGGCCGGATCGCGATCACGGTCAAGGCCGTCCCAGACGGGCTGGTGAGCCACCACCTGGTCCACCGCACCCGTCCCGGCACGATGGTCCACCTGGAGCAGGCGGCCGGTGAGTTCGTGCTGCCGCCGCAGGGTGGCCGGTTCCTCTTCGTCACCGCCGGCTCGGGCATCACGCCGGTGATCGGCATGCTGCGCAACCTCTTCCCCTCGACCGACGAGGGCGTGCTGCGCCCGAACCGGACCACGCACCACGACGTGGTGGTCGTCCACGTCGCGCCGAGCCGCCCCGACTCCATCTTCCTCCGCGACCTCGAGGCCCTGGCCGAGGCCGGCGCGATCCGGCTGGTTCCCCGCTACGACGACCAGCACGGCCTGCTCGACGTCGAGGAGCTGCCGGCGATGGTGCCCGACCTCGCCGAGCGCACCACCTTCGCGTGCGGACCGGCCGGCCTGCTCGACGCGCTCACTCACTTCCACGAGGACAAGGGCCTGGAGCTGTTCACCGAGCAGTTCCGCACCACCCGCGTCGAGGCCGGCGAGGGCGGCACCGTCACCTTCGCCGACGGCCGCACCCTCGAGGCCGACGGCTCCACCCCGATCCTCGACGCCGCCGAGGACGCCGGGGTGCTGATGCCGAGCGGGTGCCGGATGGGCATCTGCTTCGGCTGCGTGCTCCCCATGAAGGAGGGCACCGTCCGCGACCTCCGCAACGGCGAGGTCACCACCGCCATCCCCGGCGAGAGCGGCGCCATCAAGATCCAGACCTGCATCAGCGCCGCCGCCGGCGCCTGCCACATCGACCACTGA
- a CDS encoding fatty acid desaturase family protein: protein MTVIQKKADNPIAHLTPEDIEQLGMELDAIRQDVIDSRGADDAAYIRRMIKTQRGLELGSRAVLLFSAFPPAWVVGTAGLSVAKILDNMEIGHNILHGQWDWMRDPKIHSTTWEWDMASPAEQWKHSHNQVHHTYTNVIGKDNDLGYGIMRVDEDQRWSPFHLGQPVWCFINAVFFEYGIAAYDLDLGAVVKKKQTKDPEFRRRAKEVVAKIRKQATKDYVVHPLLSLPTGSFLPTLAANFTANVVRNLWSNSIILCGHFPEGVETFEKRSIDGETKGEWYVRQMLGSANISGSKALHVMSGNLSHQVEHHLFPDLPSNRYAEIAPKVQALFEKYDLTYCSRPLVPQVYSAWHKVVRLSLPNGWLATTNRKNLPSQLKTLWAMSTKGPKVRRAAQARLTQLAKRQEAGKQVGAAA, encoded by the coding sequence ATGACTGTCATCCAGAAGAAGGCCGACAACCCGATCGCCCACCTCACCCCCGAGGACATCGAGCAGCTCGGGATGGAGCTCGACGCCATCCGGCAGGACGTCATCGACTCCCGCGGTGCCGACGACGCGGCCTACATCCGCCGGATGATCAAGACCCAGCGCGGCCTCGAGCTCGGCAGCCGCGCGGTGCTGCTCTTCAGCGCCTTCCCGCCGGCCTGGGTGGTCGGCACCGCCGGCCTGAGCGTCGCCAAGATCCTCGACAACATGGAGATCGGCCACAACATCCTCCACGGCCAGTGGGACTGGATGCGCGACCCCAAGATCCACTCCACGACGTGGGAGTGGGACATGGCCTCGCCCGCCGAGCAGTGGAAGCACAGCCACAACCAGGTGCACCACACGTACACCAACGTGATCGGCAAGGACAACGACCTCGGCTACGGCATCATGCGCGTCGACGAGGACCAGCGCTGGTCGCCCTTCCACCTCGGCCAGCCGGTCTGGTGCTTCATCAACGCCGTCTTCTTCGAGTACGGCATCGCGGCGTACGACCTCGACCTCGGCGCCGTCGTGAAGAAGAAGCAGACCAAGGACCCGGAGTTCCGCCGCCGGGCCAAGGAGGTCGTCGCCAAGATCCGCAAGCAGGCGACCAAGGACTACGTGGTCCACCCGCTGCTGTCGCTGCCCACCGGCTCGTTCCTGCCGACGCTGGCGGCGAACTTCACCGCCAACGTGGTGCGCAACCTCTGGTCCAACTCGATCATCCTGTGCGGCCACTTCCCCGAGGGCGTTGAGACCTTCGAGAAGCGCTCGATCGACGGCGAGACCAAGGGCGAGTGGTACGTCCGGCAGATGCTCGGCTCGGCCAACATCTCCGGCTCCAAGGCGCTGCACGTGATGAGCGGCAACCTCTCCCACCAGGTCGAGCACCACCTGTTCCCGGACCTGCCGTCCAACCGCTACGCCGAGATCGCCCCCAAGGTGCAGGCGCTCTTCGAGAAGTACGACCTGACCTACTGCTCCCGCCCGCTGGTGCCGCAGGTCTACTCCGCCTGGCACAAGGTGGTCCGGCTGTCGCTGCCCAACGGCTGGCTCGCGACGACCAACAGGAAGAACCTGCCCTCGCAGCTCAAGACGCTGTGGGCGATGTCGACCAAGGGGCCCAAGGTCCGCCGTGCCGCCCAGGCCCGGCTGACCCAGCTCGCCAAGCGCCAGGAGGCGGGCAAGCAGGTGGGCGCCGCGGCCTGA
- a CDS encoding TetR/AcrR family transcriptional regulator: MSAATPREAGTDGRRTQARARVLDAAAEAFMRGGFGATTIDDIAEEAGATKGLVYYHFRSKFDVFLAVYGEGMRRVRTRVEPHATGPGTGRARLSAMSHAHLMNLMTDLAYHHVVHQGVRAQDSPELRIRQRDALSALNELRGGYELMFREVVVEGIADGSLREVEPALATRTLLSSLNAVDVWFRRVDAQPESELEELAGRVVDVLVGGLGAAPSAR, translated from the coding sequence ATGAGCGCCGCCACACCACGCGAGGCCGGGACCGACGGCCGGAGGACGCAGGCCCGCGCACGGGTCCTCGACGCCGCTGCGGAGGCCTTCATGCGCGGTGGTTTCGGCGCCACGACGATCGACGACATCGCCGAGGAGGCGGGCGCGACCAAGGGCCTCGTCTACTACCACTTCCGGTCGAAGTTCGACGTGTTCCTGGCGGTGTACGGCGAGGGGATGCGCCGGGTCCGGACCCGGGTCGAGCCCCACGCCACCGGGCCGGGCACCGGGCGGGCACGGCTCTCGGCCATGTCCCACGCGCACCTGATGAACCTGATGACAGACCTCGCCTACCACCACGTCGTGCACCAGGGTGTGCGCGCCCAGGACTCCCCGGAGCTGCGGATCCGGCAGCGCGACGCCCTCAGCGCGCTCAACGAGCTGCGTGGCGGCTACGAGCTGATGTTCCGGGAGGTCGTGGTCGAAGGGATCGCCGACGGCTCCCTGCGCGAGGTGGAGCCTGCGCTGGCGACACGCACCCTGCTGAGCAGCCTGAATGCGGTCGACGTCTGGTTCCGCAGGGTCGACGCCCAGCCCGAGTCGGAGCTGGAGGAGCTGGCCGGCCGGGTCGTCGACGTCCTCGTCGGCGGGCTGGGCGCAGCACCCTCCGCCCGCTGA
- a CDS encoding LacI family DNA-binding transcriptional regulator, producing the protein MSTPTLRDVAEAAGVHAATASRALNPATRGLVNADTAKRVIRVAESLGYRPNPIARSLKTAKSGTIGLVIPDLTNPLFPPIVRGIEDVLEPAGYSGLIVNTDNDPHRERAQIDLLRSRQVEGLIVATAMLDHPLLEQLHREGVPMVMVNRRPEGVDVPSITPDDATGVQLAVEHLASLGHERIAHLAGPVATSTGVARARAFRGTVRDLGLADDPSLAVPCDYWTEEAGAAALRSLLDAGESFTAVFAGNDLIALGCYDVLAERGISCPGELSIVGFNDMPFLDKLAPPLTTIAIPHQQIGAEAARLLLDAIADPDRAARSVLLPLSLVVRGSTAPPP; encoded by the coding sequence ATGTCGACACCGACCCTGCGCGACGTGGCCGAGGCCGCGGGCGTGCACGCCGCCACCGCCTCGCGGGCGCTCAACCCCGCCACCCGGGGGCTGGTCAACGCCGACACCGCCAAGCGCGTGATCCGGGTGGCCGAGTCGCTCGGCTACCGCCCGAACCCGATCGCGCGCAGCCTCAAGACCGCGAAGTCAGGGACCATCGGCCTGGTCATCCCCGACCTCACCAACCCGCTCTTCCCGCCGATCGTGCGGGGGATCGAGGACGTCCTCGAACCCGCCGGCTACAGCGGGCTGATCGTCAACACCGACAACGACCCCCACCGGGAGCGCGCCCAGATCGACCTGCTGCGTTCCCGGCAGGTCGAGGGACTGATCGTGGCGACGGCCATGCTCGACCACCCGCTCCTCGAGCAGCTGCACCGCGAGGGCGTGCCGATGGTGATGGTCAACCGGCGGCCGGAGGGGGTCGACGTCCCGTCGATCACGCCCGACGACGCCACCGGCGTGCAGCTGGCCGTGGAGCACCTCGCCTCGCTCGGCCACGAGCGGATCGCCCACCTGGCGGGACCCGTGGCGACCTCCACGGGGGTGGCGCGCGCCCGCGCGTTCCGCGGCACGGTGCGCGACCTCGGGCTCGCCGACGACCCGTCGCTGGCCGTGCCCTGCGACTACTGGACCGAGGAGGCGGGTGCCGCCGCGCTCCGCTCCCTGCTCGACGCCGGCGAGTCCTTCACCGCGGTCTTCGCGGGCAACGACCTGATCGCCCTCGGCTGCTACGACGTGCTCGCCGAGCGCGGGATCTCCTGCCCCGGGGAGCTGAGCATCGTCGGCTTCAACGACATGCCGTTCCTCGACAAGCTGGCCCCGCCGCTGACGACCATCGCGATCCCGCACCAGCAGATCGGCGCCGAGGCCGCGCGGCTGCTCCTCGACGCGATCGCCGACCCGGACCGGGCCGCACGGTCGGTGCTGCTGCCGCTGTCGCTGGTGGTCCGGGGATCGACGGCGCCACCGCCCTGA